The following coding sequences lie in one Streptomyces sp. NBC_00510 genomic window:
- a CDS encoding SDR family oxidoreductase → MRVFVTGASGWIGRGLVPDLIAAGHTVVGLARSAAAARALQAAGAEVRSGSLDDLETLRGAAASSDGVIHLAFKHDIAFAGDYVGATEADRAAIETFGEALNGTGKPFVIASGILGVLGLPPGAVATERDGLAGSGDRTGPISGAGGRMANAHHTLALADHGIRSSVVRLPPATHGNGDNGFIPTAISFAREKGAAAYVADGTNRWPSVHRDDAARLFRLALESAPAGSVLHAVGDEGVPMRQVAEVFAANLDVPAVSVTPEQAGGYVGWLGGFWGFDGPASSQITRDLLGWQPTRPGLIADLKDGHYFA, encoded by the coding sequence ATGCGTGTTTTCGTCACCGGAGCGTCGGGCTGGATCGGCCGGGGGCTCGTTCCCGACTTGATCGCCGCCGGTCACACAGTCGTCGGGCTCGCCCGCTCCGCTGCCGCGGCCCGAGCCCTTCAGGCCGCGGGGGCCGAGGTTCGGTCGGGGTCACTCGACGACCTGGAGACCTTGCGCGGGGCCGCCGCGTCGTCCGACGGGGTCATCCACCTCGCGTTCAAGCACGACATCGCCTTCGCCGGTGACTACGTCGGCGCCACCGAAGCCGACCGTGCGGCGATCGAGACATTCGGCGAGGCACTCAACGGCACCGGCAAGCCTTTCGTCATCGCCTCCGGCATCCTCGGCGTACTCGGACTCCCGCCAGGAGCAGTCGCCACCGAACGCGACGGACTGGCCGGGAGCGGGGATCGCACAGGACCGATCAGCGGTGCCGGCGGGCGGATGGCCAACGCCCACCACACGCTCGCGCTCGCCGACCACGGGATCCGCTCCTCCGTCGTGCGCCTCCCGCCGGCCACGCACGGCAACGGCGACAACGGGTTCATCCCGACCGCGATCAGCTTCGCCCGCGAGAAGGGCGCCGCGGCCTACGTCGCTGACGGCACCAACCGCTGGCCGTCCGTCCACCGCGACGACGCGGCACGGCTGTTCCGCCTCGCGCTGGAGTCCGCCCCGGCCGGGTCGGTGCTGCACGCGGTCGGCGACGAGGGCGTACCGATGCGCCAGGTCGCCGAGGTCTTCGCCGCGAACCTCGACGTTCCTGCCGTCTCCGTCACCCCGGAGCAGGCCGGAGGATACGTCGGCTGGCTCGGCGGGTTCTGGGGATTCGACGGCCCCGCTTCGTCGCAGATCACCCGCGACCTGCTCGGGTGGCAGCCGACCCGTCCCGGACTGATCGCCGACCTGAAGGACGGCCACTACTTCGCCTGA
- a CDS encoding glycoside hydrolase family 78 protein, whose product MRKRRIAAGLVLSLAAVWGLEAAPGAAGAPVPDLQQGPAAGGSALAVSGLEVEHQVQPLGVDVPRPRLSWHVAPGHGAAGRTAAGQVAYEVKVSTSRGGRADVWDSGRVRSSRSFDVAYDGPALASRSGYYWRVRVWDGSGKASPWSGEARFETAFVNPGDFQGAWIGAHDKAPSLRLDDASWIWYPEGDPADSAPAGTRYMRRNIDVPADAQITSAELQLTADDRFSLYVNGTEVASSPRVADSWRTASVIDIAPYLHAGTNVLAVEATNTNQGPAGVLGSLHFQGAGSPADLVTDSGWKASASAGDGWEQPGYDDAAWPNARVAARYGSGPWGRSVSAPPPPETLLRDEFTAKKHVASARAHIAGLGYNKLYLNGRRIGDRELEPGFTVYDKTVLYSTYDVTDALRTGGNAIGVSLGRGFYAMTDPDEWKASSWWGEPKLKLELDITYTDGTHQQVVSDDSWKVSDGPTTTQSLWFGEAYDARLEQSGWDRPGFDDGPWRRALTVDGPKGTLRSESFPPVKVTDHLKAEHTSTPADGTHVYDYGSPTAGWARIGVQGPAGATVTVTYGEKLRADGTVDNTGAFGLGLQKYSYTLKGEGVEYYQPSYSYAGFRYAQVVVPQGVALRSVDGMRVHTAVASTGDFTSSSDLLNRYQDAQADTILNNLHSIPTDTPMYEKRPYTADGFLYADSAIANFDMQNFYDSWLRSHRDDQNEDGSIGPTVPTTESGKQVKDPIWSASFILGAWDLYWYYGDTKAVAENYDGMKAWLEHYEHDIAGTGGIYTGFSYGDWLSPEGANAPEGIRLSGTAYIYLTATRLATMAKALGHDADARHFRAFAAQVKDTFNATFYDQDKEAYYDNKAAGYRQTSNLLPLSFGLVPKEHRQAVVDNLVEDIHARGDHLDTGALGTKALLPVLTDAGHADLAYTVATNPTYPGWGYWFEGLGATTMWEEWNANSRSHDHAFMGTVDDWLYQDVAGIEPAAPGYTKVTIRPHSVGDLTHASAHVESPLGRIASSWTRTHGRFTLRVDVPVGSTAEVLVPVSGVQTVHAPAAAAAGERSGGYARFTVGPGSHQFRVTG is encoded by the coding sequence GTGAGGAAGCGAAGAATCGCTGCCGGGCTGGTGCTGTCACTCGCGGCAGTGTGGGGGCTGGAAGCGGCGCCCGGCGCGGCGGGCGCGCCCGTCCCGGACCTCCAACAGGGCCCGGCCGCGGGCGGGTCGGCGCTCGCGGTGAGCGGGCTCGAGGTCGAGCACCAGGTCCAGCCCCTGGGGGTCGACGTCCCCCGGCCGAGGCTGAGCTGGCACGTGGCACCGGGCCATGGCGCAGCCGGTCGCACCGCCGCCGGGCAAGTGGCCTACGAGGTCAAGGTGTCCACGTCCCGCGGCGGCCGGGCGGACGTCTGGGACAGCGGGCGCGTGCGCTCTTCCCGGTCCTTCGACGTGGCGTACGACGGCCCCGCTCTCGCGTCGCGTTCGGGCTACTACTGGCGTGTACGGGTCTGGGACGGGTCCGGAAAGGCGTCGCCGTGGAGTGGTGAAGCGCGATTCGAGACGGCCTTCGTCAACCCCGGTGACTTCCAGGGAGCCTGGATCGGGGCCCACGACAAGGCGCCCTCGCTGCGGCTCGACGACGCGAGCTGGATCTGGTACCCCGAGGGCGACCCGGCCGACTCGGCTCCCGCCGGGACGCGCTACATGCGCCGGAACATCGATGTGCCCGCTGACGCGCAGATCACCTCGGCGGAGCTGCAGCTCACCGCAGACGACCGCTTCTCGCTGTACGTCAACGGCACCGAGGTGGCGAGCTCTCCGCGCGTCGCCGACTCCTGGAGGACGGCGAGCGTCATCGACATCGCCCCCTACCTGCACGCGGGCACCAACGTGCTGGCGGTCGAGGCGACGAACACCAATCAGGGGCCGGCCGGCGTGCTCGGAAGCCTGCACTTCCAGGGGGCGGGATCGCCCGCCGACCTCGTCACCGACAGCGGCTGGAAGGCCTCGGCCTCCGCGGGCGACGGGTGGGAGCAGCCCGGGTACGACGACGCGGCGTGGCCCAACGCGCGCGTGGCCGCACGCTACGGCTCGGGCCCCTGGGGCCGGTCGGTGTCGGCTCCGCCGCCGCCCGAGACGCTGCTGCGCGACGAGTTCACGGCGAAGAAGCACGTGGCGTCGGCGCGCGCCCACATCGCGGGCCTGGGCTACAACAAGCTCTACCTGAACGGCCGGCGCATCGGCGACCGGGAACTCGAGCCCGGGTTCACGGTGTACGACAAGACCGTCCTGTACTCGACGTACGACGTCACCGACGCCCTGCGCACCGGTGGCAACGCCATCGGGGTCAGCCTCGGGCGCGGCTTCTACGCGATGACCGACCCGGACGAGTGGAAGGCGTCGTCCTGGTGGGGCGAGCCCAAGCTCAAGCTGGAGCTGGACATCACCTACACCGACGGCACGCACCAGCAGGTGGTCAGTGACGACTCCTGGAAGGTGTCCGACGGGCCGACGACCACCCAGTCGCTCTGGTTCGGGGAGGCCTACGACGCCCGCCTGGAGCAGTCGGGTTGGGACCGTCCGGGCTTCGACGACGGCCCCTGGCGCCGTGCGCTGACGGTCGACGGCCCGAAGGGCACGCTCCGCTCGGAGAGCTTCCCGCCCGTCAAGGTGACCGACCACCTCAAGGCCGAGCACACCAGCACCCCGGCCGACGGCACGCACGTCTACGACTACGGCAGCCCCACCGCCGGCTGGGCGCGCATCGGGGTCCAGGGACCTGCCGGGGCCACGGTCACCGTCACCTACGGCGAGAAGCTGCGCGCCGACGGCACCGTCGACAACACCGGCGCCTTCGGACTGGGCCTGCAGAAGTACTCGTACACCCTGAAGGGCGAAGGGGTGGAGTACTACCAGCCGAGCTACAGCTACGCCGGTTTCCGCTACGCCCAGGTCGTCGTCCCCCAGGGGGTCGCCCTCCGGTCGGTCGACGGGATGAGGGTCCACACGGCGGTGGCGTCCACCGGCGACTTCACCAGCTCCAGTGACCTGCTGAACCGCTACCAGGACGCGCAGGCCGACACGATCCTCAACAACCTGCACTCGATCCCGACCGACACGCCCATGTACGAGAAGCGGCCCTACACGGCCGACGGCTTCCTGTACGCCGACTCGGCGATCGCGAACTTCGACATGCAGAACTTCTACGACAGCTGGCTGCGCTCACACCGCGACGACCAGAACGAGGACGGATCCATCGGGCCCACGGTGCCCACCACCGAGTCGGGCAAGCAGGTCAAGGATCCCATCTGGTCCGCCAGTTTCATCCTCGGTGCCTGGGACCTGTACTGGTACTACGGCGACACCAAGGCGGTCGCCGAGAACTACGACGGCATGAAGGCCTGGCTCGAGCACTACGAGCACGACATCGCCGGCACCGGCGGCATCTACACCGGCTTCAGCTACGGCGACTGGCTCTCCCCGGAAGGCGCCAACGCGCCGGAGGGCATCCGGCTGTCCGGAACCGCGTACATCTACCTCACCGCGACGCGGCTGGCGACGATGGCGAAGGCGCTGGGCCACGACGCGGACGCCCGTCACTTCCGCGCCTTCGCCGCACAGGTCAAGGACACCTTCAACGCCACGTTCTACGACCAGGACAAGGAGGCCTACTACGACAACAAGGCCGCGGGCTACCGGCAGACGTCGAACCTGCTGCCGCTGAGCTTCGGCCTGGTGCCCAAGGAACACCGCCAAGCAGTGGTCGACAACCTCGTCGAGGACATCCACGCCCGCGGGGACCACCTGGACACCGGCGCCCTCGGCACCAAGGCGCTCCTTCCGGTCCTCACCGACGCCGGGCACGCCGACCTGGCCTACACGGTGGCCACCAACCCGACCTACCCCGGCTGGGGTTACTGGTTCGAGGGCCTGGGCGCCACGACCATGTGGGAGGAGTGGAACGCGAACTCGCGCTCGCACGACCACGCCTTCATGGGCACGGTGGACGACTGGCTCTACCAGGATGTCGCCGGCATCGAACCTGCCGCACCCGGCTACACGAAGGTGACGATCCGCCCCCACTCCGTGGGCGACCTGACACACGCCTCCGCCCACGTCGAGTCACCCCTCGGCCGGATCGCGTCGTCGTGGACCCGGACGCACGGACGCTTCACCCTGCGCGTCGACGTGCCGGTGGGGTCGACCGCCGAAGTCCTCGTACCGGTGAGCGGCGTGCAGACGGTGCACGCACCCGCGGCCGCGGCGGCCGGCGAACGCAGCGGCGGCTACGCCCGCTTCACCGTCGGCCCGGGGAGCCACCAGTTCCGCGTCACGGGGTAG
- a CDS encoding YihY/virulence factor BrkB family protein produces the protein MRMDRSRWTAAQRLRTGVAGTLWSQLTAVDFFGHSFQLAALAFLCFFPFLIVITAAVGRDAAAVVAGWLGLDRPAAQAVASLFTPGQGQGALTVPSAFLLVLGAMAVSGVLQGWYQKVFDVPARGWRDIRTQLYWLAALLTYGAAQAAVGRTLGGPVLQSLVGFAFATLFWWWSMHALLAGAVRWPALFPAALVTGVCWTGLGVFSSRYFSSAIVANQQKYGAIGVVMIILSWLVAVGVVIHLGAVVGRLCLDRRARP, from the coding sequence ATGCGCATGGACCGTAGCCGCTGGACGGCGGCCCAGCGGCTGCGAACAGGCGTGGCGGGGACGCTGTGGAGTCAGCTCACCGCGGTCGACTTCTTCGGTCACTCGTTCCAACTGGCCGCCCTGGCATTCCTGTGCTTCTTCCCTTTCCTCATCGTCATCACCGCCGCTGTGGGCCGCGACGCCGCCGCTGTGGTCGCCGGCTGGCTGGGGCTGGACCGACCAGCCGCACAAGCCGTGGCGTCCCTGTTCACGCCCGGTCAGGGGCAAGGCGCACTCACGGTGCCGAGCGCCTTCCTGCTGGTGCTCGGGGCCATGGCTGTCTCCGGCGTCTTGCAGGGCTGGTACCAGAAGGTTTTCGACGTCCCGGCCCGAGGCTGGCGGGACATCCGTACGCAGCTCTACTGGCTCGCGGCACTGCTCACATACGGTGCGGCGCAGGCCGCCGTGGGTAGAACACTCGGCGGGCCGGTGCTGCAGAGCCTGGTCGGCTTCGCCTTCGCGACGCTGTTCTGGTGGTGGAGCATGCACGCGCTGCTGGCCGGAGCCGTGCGGTGGCCCGCCCTCTTCCCGGCGGCCCTGGTCACCGGTGTCTGCTGGACAGGTCTGGGAGTGTTCTCCTCCCGCTACTTCTCCTCGGCGATCGTGGCCAACCAGCAGAAGTACGGCGCCATCGGCGTCGTCATGATCATCTTGTCCTGGCTGGTGGCGGTGGGCGTGGTCATCCACCTGGGAGCGGTGGTCGGCCGCCTCTGTCTCGACCGCCGTGCACGACCGTGA
- a CDS encoding MFS transporter, translating to MRRWRALIILGTAQFLMVLDTSVMNVSISQLVEDFDTEVTSIQAVITLYTLVMAALMITGGKLGDMLGRRKVFGIGLIVYATGSALTAVAPVLWVLTVGWSVIEGLGAALVLPALAALVAGTYQGRDRAVAYGVVGGLAGAGIAVGPLVGGWVTTYLTWRLVFAAEVVLVAAILLGMRWIEEQPHRGARPHLDKVGAVLSAVGLALVVLGVLQSSNWGWLRPRDSPVTVFGFSLTVFVIAAGAVVLWLFRLWERRQEARNHEPLVRFSLFGVPALRAGLAALLSQNLILLGLFFIIPLYLQIVQGLSAFETGLRLLPVSISMLVVSMSGPLLGRFASPRTVVRAALLILIAAILWLLATITPSLNDLSFAWAMALLGTGMGLLASQLGNIVQSSVGESERSEVGGLQYTAQNLGSSLGTALIGSLLIGALVHVFTTRIEDNPEISNAARQQVGITIEAGVSFVGTDQVRAAAERTGLAKPEADALVAEYAEAQLGSLKGAVLATAGIALASFPSTRHLPTDRLSRPSAA from the coding sequence GTGAGGCGATGGCGGGCTCTGATCATCCTCGGTACGGCCCAGTTCCTGATGGTGCTCGACACCTCGGTCATGAACGTCTCGATCAGTCAGTTGGTCGAGGACTTCGACACCGAGGTCACCTCGATTCAGGCCGTCATCACCCTCTACACCCTCGTCATGGCAGCCCTCATGATCACGGGTGGGAAACTCGGAGACATGCTCGGACGCCGCAAGGTGTTCGGCATCGGGCTGATCGTGTACGCCACGGGCTCCGCCCTCACCGCTGTGGCCCCGGTCCTGTGGGTGCTCACCGTCGGCTGGTCGGTGATCGAAGGACTCGGCGCGGCGCTGGTCCTTCCGGCGCTCGCCGCTCTCGTGGCCGGGACCTACCAGGGCCGGGACCGGGCCGTCGCCTACGGGGTCGTCGGCGGCCTGGCCGGGGCCGGCATCGCAGTCGGACCTTTGGTCGGTGGCTGGGTCACCACCTACCTCACCTGGCGTCTCGTCTTCGCCGCCGAGGTCGTGCTGGTGGCGGCCATTCTCTTGGGCATGCGCTGGATCGAGGAACAGCCCCACCGCGGCGCCAGACCGCATCTCGACAAGGTCGGGGCCGTGCTGTCCGCCGTCGGCCTGGCTTTGGTGGTGCTGGGTGTCCTGCAAAGCAGCAACTGGGGTTGGCTGCGTCCCCGCGACTCCCCCGTGACCGTCTTCGGTTTCTCCCTCACCGTCTTCGTCATCGCTGCAGGGGCCGTCGTGTTGTGGTTGTTCCGGTTGTGGGAGCGACGGCAGGAGGCTCGGAATCATGAGCCCCTGGTCCGGTTCTCGCTGTTCGGCGTGCCCGCTCTACGAGCCGGCCTTGCCGCGTTGCTCAGTCAGAACCTGATCTTGCTGGGCCTGTTCTTCATCATCCCTCTGTACCTCCAGATCGTGCAGGGCCTCAGTGCCTTCGAGACCGGGCTGCGTCTGCTGCCGGTGTCGATCAGCATGCTCGTGGTTTCCATGAGCGGCCCCCTGCTCGGCCGATTCGCCTCCCCCCGCACGGTGGTCCGTGCCGCTCTGCTGATTCTCATCGCGGCGATTCTCTGGCTGCTGGCCACCATCACTCCGTCCCTCAACGATCTTTCGTTCGCTTGGGCGATGGCCTTGCTCGGCACGGGCATGGGCCTGCTCGCTTCCCAGCTCGGCAACATCGTCCAATCGAGCGTCGGCGAGTCGGAACGCAGCGAGGTAGGCGGTCTCCAGTACACCGCCCAGAACTTGGGATCCTCCCTGGGAACCGCCCTCATCGGCTCGCTTCTCATCGGGGCACTGGTGCACGTGTTCACGACACGGATCGAAGACAACCCGGAGATCTCCAACGCGGCGCGTCAACAGGTCGGCATCACCATCGAGGCGGGTGTCAGCTTCGTCGGCACCGACCAGGTACGAGCCGCGGCAGAGCGCACAGGCCTGGCCAAGCCCGAGGCCGACGCCCTCGTGGCCGAGTACGCCGAAGCACAGCTCGGCAGCCTCAAAGGCGCCGTACTCGCCACCGCCGGCATCGCGCTCGCGAGCTTCCCGTCCACCCGGCACCTGCCAACAGACCGGCTCTCCCGGCCATCGGCTGCCTGA
- a CDS encoding SHOCT domain-containing protein, with the protein MTGHVNLAYDYPLLGAFWTMMWIFLWIIWIFLLVRVFVDIFRDDSLNGWAKAAWAVFVLVLPFLGVFVYLIARGKNMGLREAEQAKAKQQAFDSYIRETAGTAKPSATDELARLSEIKARGDLTDEEFQRAKEKIPR; encoded by the coding sequence ATGACCGGTCACGTGAACCTGGCCTACGACTATCCACTGCTGGGCGCGTTCTGGACCATGATGTGGATCTTCCTCTGGATCATCTGGATCTTCCTGCTCGTGCGGGTCTTCGTGGACATCTTCCGTGACGACTCCCTGAACGGGTGGGCCAAGGCAGCGTGGGCCGTCTTCGTGCTCGTCCTGCCCTTCCTCGGCGTCTTCGTGTACCTCATCGCCCGCGGCAAGAACATGGGTCTGCGCGAAGCGGAGCAGGCCAAGGCCAAGCAGCAAGCCTTCGACAGCTACATCCGCGAGACCGCCGGCACAGCCAAGCCGAGCGCGACCGACGAACTTGCGAGGCTCTCGGAGATCAAGGCCAGGGGCGACCTCACAGACGAGGAATTCCAGCGGGCCAAGGAGAAGATCCCGCGCTGA
- a CDS encoding carboxymuconolactone decarboxylase family protein, with protein sequence MTAEAPERTLGAMAHGELPVFEQIGRMNIETLPNSGLDERTYHLVRLAALIAMDAAPASYLANLSVAKEAGLTVEDAKAVCVAIAPIVGSARVVDAAGNVLRALGFADLVSEMEI encoded by the coding sequence ATGACAGCAGAAGCTCCCGAACGCACCCTGGGTGCAATGGCACACGGCGAGTTGCCAGTCTTCGAGCAGATCGGGCGCATGAACATCGAGACGCTGCCGAACTCAGGCCTCGACGAACGCACGTACCACCTTGTCCGGCTGGCTGCGCTCATTGCGATGGACGCCGCCCCCGCTTCGTACCTGGCGAACCTCAGTGTGGCGAAGGAAGCCGGACTGACCGTCGAGGACGCCAAGGCCGTCTGCGTGGCAATCGCACCGATCGTCGGCAGTGCGCGAGTGGTGGACGCGGCAGGCAACGTGCTGCGCGCACTCGGCTTCGCCGACCTCGTGAGCGAGATGGAGATCTGA
- a CDS encoding SDR family NAD(P)-dependent oxidoreductase — translation MDLSNRIVLIVGGTSGIGRELARRFAAAGSTVAVSGRSPEALSELAEEGFGTFGIDVTDGSSITAARDAVLARYPELDTVVTMSGVMLLEDLRDPAHFEATETTIDTNLLGTIRVIDAFTPHLVRRGAGTFITVTSGIAFLPFPPMPSYAASKAAVHAYSEALRAQLDGTGVGVVELVPPAVATAGQEKVNPHALPLDDFATEVMRLLSEDPTPHEVLVKGVLMHRWAERDGTYDGLVAQRSQALAMLPDRED, via the coding sequence GTGGATCTCTCCAATCGCATCGTTCTCATCGTCGGCGGGACCTCGGGAATCGGCCGGGAGCTGGCCCGCCGGTTCGCCGCGGCGGGCAGCACCGTGGCGGTAAGCGGCCGCAGCCCGGAAGCGCTCTCGGAACTCGCCGAGGAAGGCTTCGGCACGTTCGGCATCGACGTCACCGACGGTTCCTCCATCACAGCTGCCCGTGACGCCGTACTGGCCCGGTACCCCGAGCTGGACACCGTGGTGACGATGTCGGGCGTCATGCTCCTGGAGGATCTGCGCGACCCCGCACACTTCGAGGCGACGGAGACGACGATCGACACCAACCTGCTCGGCACCATCCGGGTCATCGACGCCTTCACTCCGCACCTGGTCCGGCGCGGCGCCGGCACCTTCATCACGGTCACCTCCGGCATCGCCTTCCTGCCGTTCCCGCCCATGCCCAGCTACGCCGCGTCGAAGGCCGCGGTGCACGCCTACTCCGAGGCACTACGCGCACAGCTCGACGGCACAGGTGTCGGCGTCGTGGAGCTCGTTCCCCCGGCCGTCGCCACTGCGGGCCAGGAGAAGGTGAACCCGCACGCGCTGCCGCTCGACGACTTCGCCACCGAGGTCATGCGACTGCTCTCGGAGGACCCCACCCCCCACGAAGTGCTCGTGAAGGGCGTCCTCATGCACCGCTGGGCCGAGCGCGACGGCACCTACGACGGCCTCGTCGCACAGCGCTCTCAGGCCCTGGCCATGCTCCCCGACCGGGAAGACTGA
- a CDS encoding helix-turn-helix transcriptional regulator, translated as MKDEESGNRLGSYLRARRELVSPAQAGLPPGGNRRVPGLRREEVALLAGISPDYYLRLERGRDKNPSSQVLESLARVLQLDDIERTYLLGLAASRPRAPRRRRPEHVPARVHELLAHLRIPAFVEGRAFDVLASNPMAVALSPRLQPGQNRLRSLLLDPEERAFQQDWTEATADFVAALRTTIGDDTDDPRFVELVGELALSSQRFRTLWARHDVRNLDGGTTTVNHPVVGELRLHRDKLPIDGVILVVYYPDKDTDGDEKLQLLAALSRTGSAATGTAPDRPSDTPHSRSQ; from the coding sequence ATGAAGGATGAGGAATCCGGCAACCGGCTCGGCAGCTACCTACGTGCCCGGCGCGAGCTGGTCTCCCCGGCACAGGCGGGGCTCCCGCCCGGCGGCAACCGCCGGGTACCGGGCCTGCGCCGTGAGGAAGTCGCCCTGCTCGCCGGAATCAGTCCCGACTACTACCTGCGCCTGGAACGGGGCCGTGACAAGAACCCTTCGTCGCAGGTCCTCGAATCACTGGCACGCGTCCTGCAGCTCGACGACATCGAGCGGACGTACCTGCTCGGCCTCGCGGCGTCACGCCCCAGGGCGCCGCGCCGCAGGCGGCCCGAGCACGTGCCGGCGCGGGTGCACGAGCTGCTCGCCCACCTGCGGATCCCCGCGTTCGTCGAAGGGCGCGCCTTCGACGTCCTGGCCTCCAACCCGATGGCCGTCGCGCTCTCCCCCCGCCTGCAGCCCGGCCAGAACCGGCTGCGTTCGCTCCTCCTTGATCCTGAAGAAAGGGCCTTCCAGCAGGACTGGACGGAAGCCACCGCCGATTTCGTCGCCGCCCTCCGCACCACCATCGGCGACGACACCGACGACCCCCGGTTCGTCGAGCTCGTCGGAGAGCTCGCACTGTCCAGTCAGCGGTTCCGCACCCTCTGGGCCCGCCACGACGTCCGCAACCTGGACGGAGGCACGACCACGGTGAACCACCCCGTCGTCGGCGAACTCCGCCTCCACCGCGACAAACTTCCGATCGACGGTGTCATCCTCGTCGTCTACTACCCCGACAAGGACACGGACGGCGACGAGAAGCTGCAGCTCCTTGCCGCACTCTCACGCACCGGGTCCGCCGCCACCGGAACAGCCCCCGACCGGCCGTCGGATACGCCGCACAGTAGGTCGCAGTAG
- a CDS encoding alpha/beta hydrolase, with protein MFTTSRRSRRALLTTLTVALGTAAVVTPMATAAPGQHPAKPRPTVVLVHGAWADSAGWDGVVKRLQADGYKVTAPANPLRGLAGDSAYLAAYLKTIPGPVVLVGHSYGGAVVTNAATQSSNVKALVYVAGLALDKDESGNEMFAKFPGSHLTDDPAAPVPTALNAVPFPQADGTTGVDLYIKPDKFRDVFLSNRLKTATAASLAATQRPISAQAAGDVSGTPAWKTIPSWYLVASKDHVIPPAAERYMAKRAHSRTIEIDAPHAVHVSNPDVVTRLVERAASQVR; from the coding sequence ATGTTCACTACGTCCAGGCGCTCGCGCCGCGCTCTTCTCACCACTCTGACCGTCGCACTCGGCACGGCCGCGGTGGTCACCCCCATGGCCACCGCAGCCCCCGGGCAGCACCCGGCCAAGCCCCGGCCGACCGTCGTCCTGGTCCATGGCGCCTGGGCGGACTCCGCCGGTTGGGACGGCGTGGTCAAGCGACTGCAGGCGGACGGGTACAAGGTGACCGCCCCGGCCAACCCGCTGCGCGGCCTCGCCGGCGACTCCGCCTACCTCGCCGCCTATCTCAAGACGATCCCCGGCCCGGTCGTCCTGGTCGGCCACTCGTACGGTGGCGCGGTGGTCACCAACGCGGCCACCCAGAGTTCCAACGTCAAGGCCCTTGTCTACGTGGCCGGCCTCGCCCTCGACAAGGACGAGAGCGGCAACGAGATGTTCGCCAAGTTCCCGGGCTCGCACCTCACCGACGACCCGGCCGCGCCGGTGCCCACCGCGCTCAACGCCGTGCCGTTCCCCCAGGCCGACGGCACGACGGGGGTCGACCTCTACATCAAGCCGGACAAGTTCCGCGACGTCTTCCTCAGCAACCGTCTCAAGACCGCCACCGCTGCCTCCCTGGCCGCGACCCAGCGCCCGATCAGTGCCCAGGCGGCGGGGGACGTTTCGGGGACCCCGGCCTGGAAGACCATCCCCTCCTGGTACCTGGTCGCCAGTAAGGACCACGTCATCCCGCCGGCCGCCGAGCGTTACATGGCCAAGCGCGCGCACTCCCGCACCATCGAGATCGACGCTCCCCACGCGGTCCATGTCAGCAACCCGGACGTCGTCACCAGGCTCGTCGAGCGCGCCGCATCCCAGGTCCGCTGA